In Amaranthus tricolor cultivar Red isolate AtriRed21 chromosome 5, ASM2621246v1, whole genome shotgun sequence, a genomic segment contains:
- the LOC130814314 gene encoding beta-glucosidase 24-like yields the protein MDSTNLLNKKDQPLNVLRLLLICFLVIIFIVGSFIFFTTIFTIISHNQSIIIDPKYGVSILNRSSFPPDFVFGSASSAYQNEGAALQDGKGPSIWDTFTHKFPEMIPDGSNGDVATDSYNRYKEDVKIMKEMGLDAYRFSISWSRLLPYGKVSKGVNKEGIKYYHNLIDELLANGIQPSITIFHWDLPQALQDEYGGFSTPYIINDFRDYAELCFKEYGNKVKYWTTLNEPHSYSTEYHSTAVYSSKQCLKSNPENCTIDFGTVPYLVAHYQLLAHAAAVRIYRQKYQASQKGVIGIVLNAVWQVPFSEAMSDQNAAERALDFLFGWYMDPITYGDYPRTMRSLVRNRLPKFSKEESEMLKGSFDFLGLNYYTSNFAADAPDFKNRTPNYNTDSLVYKTTERNGIPIGPTTAADWLYVYPRGIYDLLLYIKRRYKDPIIYITENGTDESNDATLSLEEASADSMRIQYYHDHLAFVQRAIVRDGVKVKGYFAWSLMDNFEWLYGYTVRFGIIYIDFKDGLKRYPKHSAKWFKNFLE from the exons ATGGATTCCACAAACTTGTTAAACAAAAAAGATCAACCATTAAATGTTCTACGTTTACTGTTGATCTGCTTCTTAGTTATTATCTTCATTGTCGGAAGCTTCATTTTCTTTACtactatttttactatcatTAGTCATAATCAAAGCATCATTATTGATCCTAAGTATGGGGTTAGCATTCTGAATCGTAGCAGTTTTCCCCCAgattttgtttttggttcaGCTTCTTCTGCTTATCAG AACGAGGGAGCAGCTTTACAAGATGGAAAAGGGCCAAGTATATGGGATACTTTCACCCACAAATTTCCTG AAATGATACCTGATGGAAGTAATGGGGATGTGGCAACTGATTCATACAATCGTTACAAG GAAGATGTGAAGATTATGAAGGAAATGGGATTAGATGCTTACAGGTTCTCAATTTCTTGGTCTAGATTACTACCTT ATGGAAAAGTAAGCAAAGGTGTGAACAAAGAAGGAATAAAGTATTACCACAACCTTATTGATGAGCTTTTGGCAAATG GAATACAACCATCTATCACTATTTTCCATTGGGATCTTCCTCAGGCACTCCAAGATGAATATGGTGGTTTTAGCACCCCTTACATAAT CAATGATTTCCGTGACTATGCTGAACTATGTTTTAAAGAATACGGTAACAAGGTGAAGTATTGGACTACACTTAATGAACCACATAGCTATAGTACAGAATATCATTCAACGGCAGTCTATTCATCAAAACAATGTCTCAAGTCCAACCCTGAGAATTGCACAATTGATTTTGGCACTGTACCTTATCTTGTTGCCCATTACCAGCTTCTAGCTCACGCTGCAGCTGTTCGAATTTATAGACAAAAATACCAG GCATCTCAGAAAGGTGTAATCGGCATTGTCTTGAATGCAGTGTGGCAAGTTCCTTTTTCTGAAGCAATGAGTGACCAAAATGCAGCTGAAAGAGCTCTTGACTTCTTGTTTGGCTG GTATATGGACCCTATAACATATGGTGACTATCCACGTACAATGCGCTCTTTGGTGCGCAATCGCTTGCCTAAGTTCTCAAAAGAGGAATCTGAGATGCTCAAAGGGTCTTTTGATTTCCTTGGTTTAAATTATTACACTAGCAATTTTGCCGCTGATGCTCCTGATTTCAAGAACAGAACGCCTAATTACAACACTGATTCACTCGTTTATAAGACTA CTGAACGCAATGGAATTCCGATTGGCCCAACG ACTGCTGCAGATTGGCTTTACGTCTATCCAAGAGGAATATATGATCTTCTGCTCTACATAAAACGAAGatataaagatccaatcatatACATTACAGAAAATG GGACTGATGAGTCGAATGATGCAACATTGTCTCTCGAAGAAGCTTCAGCTGACTCGATGAGAATACAATACTATCATGATCATCTAGCCTTCGTGCAACGAGCAATTGTTCGGGATGGAGTTAAAGTGAAAGGCTATTTTGCTTGGTCTTTGATGGACAACTTTGAGTGGTTGTATGGCTATACTGTTCGCTTTGGTATCATCTATATTGACTTCAAAGATGGACTCAAACGATATCCTAAGCATTCAGCTAAATGGTTCAAGAATTTCCTTGAATAA